Sequence from the Rhizobium sp. TH2 genome:
TCGTTCCTGATTTCAATGCTGGCGCACTTCCGCAAAGCTTATGCTTCCGACATGACGGAAGGGTGGTTACGCTCGATCAAGGATCACGAAAAGGCTGAGTTTGCCCGTCTAACCCTCAAGGGTGGCTTGACCCAGGAAGAGGCCCGCATGAAGATCGCCGAAAAACGCGCCGTGAGCCGGATGTGGGAGAAGAACAATGCGGTCGAATTGGCAGCATCCCAAAAATATCACTCAGCACTGCGTATGCAGGAGGACGCGAAACGATACGGAGCCTTGCCGATACATCCCAAGTCGCAGCGCGCGATGGAAATACGGCGCGAGGCAAGTCAGAGGCGCGAGCAGGAATATCGAGAGGAGGTCGAGGCAGAACTTAGGGAGAAGGACGCCTTGCGCGCCAAGTATGATCTTCAAGAAAGAAACATAGCTGAGCCATCTTCCTCTTCTTTGATTGAAGGCGTTTACGATTTTGGGAAGGTCCCGAGGTGGGAGGATATCCATGGGTAAAATAAAATTTTCAGGAGACAAATTTACGGCACAAGAGGCGACACTTATTGCGCGCTCCAGTCTTTTCATGTTACTGTTTATACAATTGATCTAGCAATATACGAAGTTTTCGTCAACATCTACTTTGCACATTGGCGACAATATTAAAGAGCAGCGGGCGACGTGCATAGAATGTTTCATTCTCGTCACAAACACAGCGAGCGTGACTTCACGTTGGAACGGCTTAAAGCCGCCCGCGTGACGGTCGCGCAACTGCTGGAGGAAGACCCGATCTATGCGCCGATATTTATTCGGCTCGAGAATGAGATAGCGGCAGAAGAGGCGAAGGGTGACCCCCTCGCCCGCGCTCGGGCAATTGTTGCTACTCAGAGCGCGATGGCTTGAAGCACGTCGCGCTTATGCGCCAGTGTAGCACCTTCGCCGTATCGCTCACGGCCAAGCGAATGGCCGAAGAGGTCACGCCGGATACGTTCATCTATTCCCGCCGCCAGCATGCGATCCTCGAATGTGTGTCGCAAGCTGTACAGAACGTGGTCCTCCGTTTCGAGTAGCCCGTGTTGGCGCAGAAACTTGTTAACAGTGGCACTAAGGCTGGCGCTAGAGGTCTGATAGCGGGGGAACCCATTAGGGCATTCCTTGAACGCCTCTAGGCTTACGCCGACCAAAGGAATGACCCGCTCCGAAACCTTGTTCTTAAGTTGTCGGCCTTCCGGCTCAATCGAGATATGAGGCAAGTCCACGTCGAGCCGGATATGATGCGGCAGGAGGCCCGCGGCCTCGCCGGGGCGATATCCCGTGTTGATCATGCCCAGAACGATGCAACGCGCTTCCTTGTTCAATTCGGCGAGCGCCCCCGATGCCAGAAGCTTGGTCTTGATCCACTCAACCGAAAACGTCGGGCGGGTGCGATTTTTGTCTGCCTTAAAGGTCAGGCCATCCAGCGGCAGAACAAGGCCGAGCCTCTTCATCTTCACAACGGTTTTCAGGATGTTGCCAATGTGCTGCAAATCCTTATTGGCGGTATCGGGCTGAGCTTCCCCTGCAACAATACGGTCCATCCACGACTGACGAAAATCCAGCATGTCGTCCGGGCTGATATCGGAGATATCTTTGTCGCCCAGCAGCTCGATCAAATTGGTGATGGCTCGCCGACGCGGATGTTCCCAGCGGCGGACCTGATCCTCGCTCTTGCCGAGGGTATCTTGTTTCGCCAGCGTCCAATAGGT
This genomic interval carries:
- a CDS encoding tyrosine-type recombinase/integrase; the encoded protein is MKLVLRNKTWQIIRRVPKRYASVEPRTQVWISLHTDSQTIAQQKAPIAWAQMIEGWEAALAGATDDAERRFGAAKELAAVRGYSYLPADRVARLPKEELLARIESVTKLSGEAATIEARAVLGGARQPDMTISKALETYWTLAKQDTLGKSEDQVRRWEHPRRRAITNLIELLGDKDISDISPDDMLDFRQSWMDRIVAGEAQPDTANKDLQHIGNILKTVVKMKRLGLVLPLDGLTFKADKNRTRPTFSVEWIKTKLLASGALAELNKEARCIVLGMINTGYRPGEAAGLLPHHIRLDVDLPHISIEPEGRQLKNKVSERVIPLVGVSLEAFKECPNGFPRYQTSSASLSATVNKFLRQHGLLETEDHVLYSLRHTFEDRMLAAGIDERIRRDLFGHSLGRERYGEGATLAHKRDVLQAIAL